A single Aspergillus chevalieri M1 DNA, chromosome 3, nearly complete sequence DNA region contains:
- a CDS encoding putative MFS peptide transporter (COG:E;~EggNog:ENOG410PFC6;~InterPro:IPR000109,IPR036259;~PFAM:PF00854;~TransMembrane:10 (i168-188o194-213i253-275o281-302i376-396o416-432i453-475o495-514i535-554o560-579i);~go_component: GO:0016020 - membrane [Evidence IEA];~go_function: GO:0022857 - transmembrane transporter activity [Evidence IEA];~go_process: GO:0055085 - transmembrane transport [Evidence IEA]), whose product MMKEKRSSATNSYKSWLSFKSHLTDASEHKSSERANATVSPVKSTVFSTSSRFLDDDEYERPTAEEENILRRVSGKVPWVAYTIAFVELCERFSFFGTAAVFVNYIQQPLPEGSTTGADGSGQPGALNMGQQAATGLTTFNTFWCYVTPLVGAWIGDEFLGRLKTIQLSIVFAFLGHIILIISALPSVITHPQGALGCFSVGLVIFGIGVGGFKSNISPLIAEQYKETRPYVRTLAKTGERVIIDPGQTISRIFMYFYCMINVGALVGSISMVYAERYVGFWLAFLIPTLMFGFCPLVLYVCRNKYSVTPPTGSVLGKACKLWWLALRKKWSWNPRTLVRNCRSRAFWEDTKPSKIDHRPEWMTFDDLWVDEVRRVVKACVIFLWYPLYWLTYSQMTNNLTSQAATMQLHGAPNDIILNLNPLALIIFIPIMDHLVYPGLRRMGIKFTPLKRIYTGFILASLSMVAATVTQHYIYKTSPCGDHPSACKEPAPINVWVQAVPYILVAISEILASITGYEYAYTKAPKNMKSLVQSLFLFMNAISSAIQQGLTALSTDPLLVWNYGFVAILAFIGGNLFYISHRNLDKEEDELNNIQASCFVGDTRKKDEESQAVLDYEYDTGSYRHAGFDSETESIELGNRRVRH is encoded by the exons ATGATGAAAGAAAAACGAAGCTCAGCTACAAACAGCTACAAATCCTGGCTCAGCTTCAAATCCCATCTGACTGATGCGTCTGAGCACAAATCCTCCGAACGCGCCAATGCCACCGTCTCTCCAGTCAAGTCCACGGTATTCTCTACTTCTTCTAGGTTCCTGGATGACGATGAGTATGAGCGTCCTACGgcggaagaagagaacaTTTTGCGTCGCGTGTCGGGCAAGGTTCCCTGGGTTGCCTACACGATTGCGTTTGTGGAATTGTGTGAGAGATTCTCGTTTTTTGGAACTGCCGCTGTTT TCGTCAATTACATTCAGCAGCCTCTGCCCGAAGGTTCGACGACCGGTGCTGATGGTTCTGGCCAACCTGGTGCTTTGAATATGGGACAACAAGCTGCGACTGGTCTTACAACCT TCAATACGTTCTGGTGCTACGTGACTCCTCTGGTGGGCGCCTGGATTGGCGATGAGTTCCTTGGACGACTCAAGACCATCCAGCTCTCGATTGTTTTTGCGTTCTTGGGTCATATCATCTTGATTATCTCTGCGTTGCCGTCGGTCATTACACACCCCCAGGGCGCTCTGGGATGTTTCTCCGTGGGTCTGGTTATTTTCGGTATTGGCGTTGGAGGCTTCAA GTCAAACATCTCTCCTCTAATCGCAGAGCAATACAAAGAAACACGTCCCTATGTCAGAACCCTCGCCAAAACCGGCGAACGCGTGATCATCGACCCAGGCCAGACCATATCGCGTATCTTCATGTACTTCTACTGCATGATCAACGTCGGTGCCCTGGTGGGTTCCATCTCCATGGTCTACGCGGAGCGATACGTCGGGTTCTGGCTGGCGTTCTTGATCCCCACGCTCATGTTCGGGTTCTGTCCGCTTGTGTTGTACGTCTGCCGGAATAAGTATTCGGTTACGCCGCCTACGGGATCTGTGTTGGGAAAGGCTTGTAAGTTGTGGTGGCTTGCGCTGAGGAAGAAGTGGTCGTGGAATCCGAGGACGCT TGTCCGCAACTGCAGGTCTCGTGCGTTCTGGGAGGATACGAAACCGAGCAAGATTGACCACAGGCCCGAATGGATGACTTTCGATGACCTGTGGGTTGATGAGGTCCGTCGTGTCGTCAAAGCTTGTGTGATCTTCCTCTGGTATCCGCTTTACT GGCTTACCTACAGCCAGATGACCAACAACCTCACCTCGCAAGCCGCCACAATGCAGCTCCACGGCGCCCCCAACGACATCATCCTCAACCTTAACCCCCTCGCCCTAATCATCTTCATCCCCATCATGGACCACCTCGTCTACCCGGGTCTCCGCCGCATGGGCATCAAATTCACCCCTCTCAAACGTATCTACACCGGCTTCATTCTCGCCTCCTTGTCCATGGTCGCTGCGACGGTCACCCAACATTACATCTACAAGACCAGTCCATGCGGCGACCACCCGAGCGCGTGCAAGGAACCGGCCCCGATTAACGTGTGGGTGCAGGCGGTGCCGTACATCTTAGTTGCGATCTCGGAGATTCTGGCGTCGATTACGGGGTATGAGTATGCGTACACCAAGGCTCCGAAGAACATGAAGAGTTTGGTGCAATCGCTCTTCCTCTTTATGAACGCTATCTCGTCTGCCATCCAGCAGGGTCTGACTGCTCTCTCGACTGATCCACTCCTCGTCTGGAACTATGGTTTTGTTGCGATTCTGGCTTTTATTGGCGGGAACCTGTTTTACATTTCGCACCGCAATCTCGAtaaggaggaggatgagctTAACAATATCCAGGCTTCCTGCTTTGTGGGTGATACTAGGAAGAAAGATGAGGAGAGTCAGGCGGTCCTCGATTATGAGTATGATACTGGAAGTTACAGACATGCGGGATTTGATAGCGAGACCGAGTCTATTGAGCTTGGAAACCGCAGGGTGAGGCACTGA